The genomic DNA GTCATCAATATACACATCCAGCTATTTTTGCAAGCGTGCTTAAGTCCTGCTCTCCCGAATATTTAGCGCCGCCAATAATCCAAGTCGGATATCCTTGAATTCCTGCAAGTTCGCATGTTGCGGGATTGCCGTTCGGTCCATCTGCAGTGCATTCAACATAAGTGATATATTGAAAAGAATCGCCGAACGCCTTTTTTTGGTTCTGGCAATGCGAGCACCAATACGCACCATACATCTTGACGCCCTTTTCAGTCAGGCAGTTTGCAAGGGCGTCATTTTTTTCATTGCTTGTTCCGACGCATCCAAGACTAATCACAAGAAGTAAAATTAGCACGGATGATAATATTTTTCGCGCGCGCATAATTCATATTGGAGATTAAAGCTTAAATAAGTATTCTATTGGCGAGGAGGGCATATTGCAAGAAATTTAGCAATTTAAAGTATCTTTCTTCGGCTGCCATATATTTCAATTATCTGCGTCATTGAATTTACTTCTTTGAGAATCTCTATGAATTTATTGCCTTTTTTAGTAATGTTATATATTGTTTTTTTGCCATTTGACGTACAGCCTATTAGGCCGTCTTTTATTAACGTGTTTAAGTAGCTCTTAAGCAAAGGCACGGATAAATTCGCTTTGTAAAGAATGTTTGTTGGCTTTGCATTGCCCGCCTTTTTGATAAATAATAGGATGTCTGAAATAATTTCTATTCTTGCCCGCTTTTTTTTCATGTTTGTTTTTAAGTAAGTGAATTATATAAATTAGTTACCTAATCGATAAAAGCCGTGCTGACAGTAATTTATCAGTGATTAATTATGGCATACCAATGTAAAGTTTGTAAAGAAAAAGTTGATGTGGCTGAACACTGCGGACAACCGTGCGATGAAGTAAACGAAGAAGTGCAGCAACCGCAAACAGAAGCACCAAAAACAGAAGCACCAAAAACAGAAACACAGCAAGTATAAATTACTGATTGTGCGCGCGTTGCGGCAAGCATTTGCCGTGCCGCCACAGTATGCTTTTTTAAGGCGGATGTTCGATAGAGCGCCCTATATAAATTTTCTCTAACTAATACAATTTATGGATGTTCCAACCAGTTTTTTTCTGATCGGCGGAATAATTTTTATAGGATTTTTGGGCTCTTTGTTTTTTCAGAAAACAAAGATTCCTGATGTGCTTATGCTGATGATTCTTGGCATGCTCATAGGGCCTGTTTTTCATGTTGTTGAACCCGCATC from Nanoarchaeota archaeon includes the following:
- a CDS encoding winged helix-turn-helix domain-containing protein, whose amino-acid sequence is MKKKRARIEIISDILLFIKKAGNAKPTNILYKANLSVPLLKSYLNTLIKDGLIGCTSNGKKTIYNITKKGNKFIEILKEVNSMTQIIEIYGSRRKIL